The genomic segment AACTTCCAAAAACCGGCGATACACTTCTAACAGTTTTCTCAAGCATTGTTGTATTACAACTTTTAGCTTTGAGAATGAGTATAAAAAAGATGAAATATCTTAATAAACTCCATGTGCCCAGACATGGTGTTCATCCAGATGTACCAAAAAATGTGTCAAAATCAATTACTGTGGATTAGAGAAATTACATTATGGAGTGCTTGCCTTCGTCCCGATACATCGGGAGCAAAGCAAGGCTGAAACGAATCCCGTGTAATTGGATTACATAGGACGAACTTTCAGCAAAGGAAACCAAGTTAAATAAGGAAAAAATGAAAATAGGTTTTGGTTATGATGTGCATCCTTTAGTTAAAGGAAGAAAGCTCATTTTAGGTGGAGTAGAAATCCCATTTGAAAAGGGGCTTTCTGGTCATTCCGATGGCGATGCGCTAATACATGCCATTATCGATGCTCTTTTAGGCGCAGCATCGCTTGGTGATATCGGCTCTTATTTTCCAGATACTGATAAAAAATACAGAGATATTTCCAGTCTGATTTTATTAGAAGAAACAGGTAAGATTTTGGCTAACAAAAAATTTCATATAATTAACA from the Candidatus Cloacimonadota bacterium genome contains:
- the ispF gene encoding 2-C-methyl-D-erythritol 2,4-cyclodiphosphate synthase; translated protein: MKIGFGYDVHPLVKGRKLILGGVEIPFEKGLSGHSDGDALIHAIIDALLGAASLGDIGSYFPDTDKKYRDISSLILLEETGKILANKKFHIINIDSTIVLEKPKLQIYIPEMKYNIAEKLDIKEDQISIKATREEGLGFVGKGEGIKVYAVALIDEFKTEC